TGTGTACTCCTACCATTAGACTTTTGTGGCAGTCATTTCCATAGTTAAATCCTGGAATCTCTTATGTTAATGATTCAGAGAAATGATTTTGAAGAGACCACAGAAGCACTTGCATGGAATCATTGACTCCTTGGTCACAAAAGTCTTGAAGAATGTCAGGTTCTGAGAGCATAGTATTGCTGTCATCTGGATTCAAAAGATGACTGGGATTCCAGCATGAGCTTGGGAAGTTCCCCCTCTGCTTTGGATTGAAACTGGAAGACAGTGCACACAGGAATTCTTTTACTAGGATTGAGATGAAGAGTAGAAGGTGATGAGGGAGGGTATGATCATGCAATGTACATAGTGAGTCCTAAGAAATATTGGTCATCACAAAAACTGCACaagcaaatattttttttttgatgtgAACACCAAAAGCTCCCTTATAAAAACCACACACATGATCTATGCATCTGCACAAATACAGGAACAGAGAGGAACTCCTCTCTATGGTAATCTACCATATTCTTCTTGAACTACAACAGCTAAAACTCTAGCCTAGATAGTGAACTAACATGGACAAAGGGACTAGACAAACCCCATTTTTCTTCTGCTCAGTGCATTCATTCTTCCTCTCAGTGGAACTCAATCCATTTAGTTCTTGGCTACTCCTAGAGCCAACAACGCCCTCCTGGAAGACCCAAAGGGATATGTAATCGAATTTGACAGGAAAGGTAGAACAAAAATAACAAGGAAAAGGAAGCAGCTGCTGGCTAAATCACCTGAGGTGTTTCCCTGTGATCATCTTTCTTGGTTGGATTCATGGTCAAGTAATTTAAATCAGTAACCTGTTCCAAGGAATGCATACAAACGAGACAATTCAGATAATGTCACTGAAACCAAAGAATTCCTTCAACAAATGGTATAAGAAGATGATAACCTTGGAGCTACTAACAGGTGAGATAGCAGTATCTTCCAAGGAGTCATCTTCGAGTAGCCCCTTCCGTTTCCTCTTCTTCAGACTCAACGGCGTCCATGCAACACACGAAGCAGCATCGGAGATCGCAGAAGGCCCATTGACAGCGCTGGAGTAGAAGCCACCCGCTTCTTGCTTCTCCTCTGATGCCATGAAGTCCTCCAAGTACATGGTCCAGCCACTCTCCTCGGAAGAAGCTGAGCCAACCTTGGAGCCGGGCGCGCCGTCCACAGATGACGAGTTGATCGATTCCTCCATCTTGAGGAGAAGAGCCTCGTGAGGTCTATAtataaacaaagaaaaagagagagcgagagagagagaagtggagCAGATGAAGAAtaatgaagaggaagaagagagaaagtgCATCATTACATTGGAGTGGGGCAGACCGCTGGGTTGAAAGGAAGTTAAAACTCAAGGAACTCCAAGACAAAACAAAGAGGAGGAACAATGTGATGGATTGACATCACAACTCGACCTAACACTCCCCAAATCCTCTCTTCTCTTTATCTTCCTTTTACCTTCTCTTATCTGCTGCCGTTGGCCATGAACAATTCTTCCCTgctaatcgagctttggtcgttcCCTGTGCCCGTTGTTGAACCGTTTTTACAGTTACGTTCAAGAGCTCCGTTGGCTCCACGACTccccaaactctctctctctctctctctctctctctctctctcatttctgCTTGTCATGCTTTCTCTTCTGTTCACCACCACCATCCATCCTCAGACATAATACTGATTCCGAACGATGAACTTTATTTCCTTCTTTTGTTTTGTCTTCAGCTTCTGCTAGGGTTTGATTGAGCTGTAGCTGTTGTTGATGAATTAGGAAGGCGATAACGGGGAAGTTGGTGGCACTGCTCACATGGGGGCTGTTATTGGATCCCTGTCGCGGTTACATACAAATCCTCGTGAACCTGTAGACACAGTTCCACTGTACTGAATGCCGGTGCAACCATGTGTGCTGTTGAATCAGCTGCTGCCTCTCCATGGTCCTACTCCACCCAATTTATTCTGAAAAGGACCTCTCCTTGTGCTGCCTTCAACTCCTCCCTACCTCTTCTTCATCCAGCTGCTCCCTAGCTCGGTCAGTCCCACACTCACATGTTCCTTTAGCTCACAGCATTCCTGTGCACAACAGCCTCTTCCATGTGTTGCCGCACACGTGTCATCTCAGTGCTTTATTGGTGCCACGTAAGTGCCTCCACATCAGTCTACTGATCTTTCTATTCTTAAGTGTGG
The window above is part of the Musa acuminata AAA Group cultivar baxijiao chromosome BXJ2-6, Cavendish_Baxijiao_AAA, whole genome shotgun sequence genome. Proteins encoded here:
- the LOC103989845 gene encoding vascular-related unknown protein 1-like, which gives rise to MEESINSSSVDGAPGSKVGSASSEESGWTMYLEDFMASEEKQEAGGFYSSAVNGPSAISDAASCVAWTPLSLKKRKRKGLLEDDSLEDTAISPVSSSKVTDLNYLTMNPTKKDDHRETPQEGVVGSRSSQELNGLSSTERKNECTEQKKNGVCLVPLSMLVHYLG